A window of Theropithecus gelada isolate Dixy chromosome 14, Tgel_1.0, whole genome shotgun sequence contains these coding sequences:
- the LOC112607405 gene encoding olfactory receptor 491-like: MGIGNHTTVTEFIILGLTEDPTLRDIFFVIFLGIYIVTLIGNIGIITLIRSCSQLHTPMYLFLSHLAFVDIGLSTVVTPIMLMGFLRHGVALPVTSCEAQLYSVVMFGMSECFLLATMAYDRYVAICSPLVYSTYLSPRVCILLVVACYLGGCVNASTFTSCLLSLSFCGPNHIDHFFCDFSPLLKLSCSDISIPEMIPSISSGSIIVVTVFVIAISYIYILITILKMRSNEGRHKAFSTCTSHLTAVTLYYGTITFIYVMPKSSYSTSQNTLISLSYTVVIPITNPFIYSLRNRDVKEALRKATVRIYS, translated from the coding sequence ATTTTGGGGTTAACTGAGGATCCTACACTTCGTGACATCTTCTTTGTGATATTTCTAGGAATCTACATTGTCACCTTAATAGGCAATATCGGCATAATCACTTTAATAAGAAGCTGTTCCCAGCTTCACACTCCCATGTACCTGTTCCTCAGCCACTTGGCTTTTGTGGACATAGGGCTGTCCACAGTAGTCACACCTATAATGCTTATGGGATTCCTAAGACATGGAGTGGCCCTCCCTGTTACTAGCTGTGAAGCCCAGCTCTATTCTGTAGTCATGTTTGGGATGTCTGAATGCTTCCTACTGGCGACCATGGCCTATGATCGCTATGTGGCCATCTGCTCACCCCTGGTGTACTCCACCTACTTGTCCCCCAGAGTCTGCATCCTCTTAGTGGTGGCTTGCTACCTGGGTGGATGTGTGAATGCCTCAACATTTACTAGTTGTTTATTGAGTCTGTCTTTCTGTGGACCAAATCATATAGATCATTTTTTCTGTGATTTCTCTCCTTTGTTGAAACTTTCCTGCTCAGATATCTCCATTCCTGAAATGATACCTTCCATCTCTTCTGGATCTATCATTGTGGTCACAGTATTTGTTATAGCCATCTCCTACATCTACATCCTCATCACCATCCTGAAGATGCGCTCCAACGAGGGGCGCCACAAGGCTTTCTCCACCTGCACCTCCCACCTCACAGCGGTTACTCTCTACTATGGAACGATTACCTTCATTTATGTGATGCCCAAGTCCAGCTACTCAACTAGCCAGAACACATTGATATCTCTGTCCTACACAGTGGTAATCCCCATAACGAACCCCTTTATCTATAGTCTGAGGAACAGAGATGTAAAGGAGGCACTAAGAAAGGCAACTGTCAGAATATATTCTTAG